One window from the genome of Nocardioides panaciterrulae encodes:
- a CDS encoding oxidoreductase, whose protein sequence is MTTDPLAWLTDLEGVPSAYAAARDGIDVMLRDRGLRRTSPETTAESLLRGAHASAVLEGSTSTLAQVRDGQADEAARAAVRLSTELLGLSPLLARSPLQALARLHAVAAAGSLPEERLGRPRDADAADRLRTLAGLLIADTSAPALLVAAVVHADLATAAPFPSHNGLVARAAERLVLVARGVDEKSLVVPEAGHLALRPAYESNLRGYAGGGTAGVHAWLLYAAEAYAAGAEASPLRRSAQ, encoded by the coding sequence ATGACCACCGATCCGCTGGCGTGGCTGACCGACCTGGAGGGCGTCCCCTCGGCGTACGCCGCGGCCCGGGACGGGATCGACGTGATGCTCCGGGACCGCGGGCTGCGCCGCACCTCCCCGGAGACGACCGCCGAGTCGCTGCTGCGCGGCGCGCACGCGAGCGCGGTGCTCGAGGGGTCGACGAGCACGCTCGCGCAGGTGCGGGACGGGCAGGCCGACGAGGCCGCCCGCGCCGCGGTCCGGCTCTCGACCGAGCTGCTCGGGCTGTCCCCGCTGCTGGCCCGCTCGCCGCTGCAGGCGCTGGCCCGGCTGCACGCGGTGGCCGCGGCCGGGTCGCTGCCCGAGGAGCGCCTGGGCCGGCCGCGCGACGCGGACGCGGCGGACCGATTGCGGACCCTGGCCGGGCTGCTGATCGCCGACACCTCGGCGCCGGCGCTGCTGGTGGCCGCGGTCGTGCACGCCGACCTGGCGACCGCCGCGCCGTTCCCCTCCCACAACGGCCTGGTGGCGCGGGCCGCGGAGCGGCTGGTGCTGGTGGCCCGCGGCGTGGACGAGAAGTCGCTGGTGGTCCCCGAGGCCGGGCACCTGGCGCTGCGCCCGGCGTACGAGTCGAACCTGCGGGGGTACGCCGGCGGCGGCACCGCGGGCGTGCACGCGTGGCTGCTCTACGCGGCCGAGGCGTACGCCGCGGGCGCCGAGGCCAGCCCGTTGCGCCGGTCGGCGCAGTAG
- a CDS encoding class I SAM-dependent methyltransferase, whose product MNDAPQHPPTGGPTDPARSFGSVVEAYHRGRPSYPREAAAWLAGEDPATVLELGAGTGKLTAQLVALGHDVHATDPDEAMLAVLRRDLPDVRTSVAAAEELPLPDASVDVVVCAQAFHWFDLDRALPEIARVLKQGGRLAVVWNQRDERIPWVRRLGGLIGTQDQLREPAEPLVRSALFGFVEDATYRFWQTVDRQSIQQLVLSRSNVAVLDEEARAAKLAEVVAFYDDFGRGMDGMQLPYEARCFRTKVLDQKRPAAAPDHPEEPGEPDTSPDSGPGPARRAAPVDGPASEAPEAVEESVSDGTDTDMLLIDFR is encoded by the coding sequence ATGAACGACGCGCCGCAGCACCCCCCGACCGGCGGGCCGACCGACCCGGCCCGCTCCTTCGGCTCGGTCGTCGAGGCCTACCACCGGGGCCGGCCGTCCTATCCGCGGGAGGCGGCCGCCTGGCTGGCCGGCGAGGACCCGGCGACCGTGCTCGAGCTCGGTGCCGGCACCGGCAAGCTGACCGCCCAGCTGGTCGCCCTCGGGCACGACGTCCACGCGACCGACCCCGACGAGGCGATGCTCGCGGTGTTGCGCCGCGACCTGCCCGACGTGCGCACCTCGGTGGCCGCCGCCGAGGAACTGCCGCTGCCGGACGCCTCGGTCGACGTCGTGGTCTGCGCCCAGGCGTTCCACTGGTTCGACCTCGACCGGGCGCTCCCCGAGATCGCCCGGGTGCTGAAGCAGGGCGGCCGGCTGGCGGTGGTGTGGAACCAGCGCGACGAGCGGATCCCGTGGGTGCGGCGCCTCGGCGGCCTCATCGGCACCCAGGACCAGCTGCGCGAGCCCGCCGAGCCGCTGGTGCGCTCGGCCCTGTTCGGGTTCGTCGAGGACGCGACGTACCGCTTCTGGCAGACCGTGGACCGACAGTCGATCCAGCAGCTCGTGCTCTCCCGGTCCAACGTCGCCGTCCTCGACGAGGAGGCCCGGGCGGCCAAGCTGGCCGAGGTGGTCGCCTTCTACGACGACTTCGGCCGCGGGATGGACGGCATGCAGCTGCCCTACGAGGCGCGCTGCTTCCGCACCAAGGTGCTCGACCAGAAGCGACCCGCCGCCGCTCCCGACCACCCGGAGGAGCCGGGCGAGCCGGACACGAGCCCGGACAGCGGCCCGGGGCCCGCCCGGCGGGCCGCACCGGTCGACGGGCCCGCCTCGGAGGCGCCGGAGGCCGTCGAGGAGTCGGTCTCCGACGGCACCGACACCGACATGCTGCTGATCGACTTCCGCTGA
- a CDS encoding GPR1/FUN34/YaaH family transporter, with protein MAGPDGPIPERVALRPLANPLPVGFLALAVVSTTYAGVQLGWLPTSQSRIAAYVALGLAAPLQLVAAVMGFWGRDPVAATGLSLQSGLWALAGVVTLATPPGSTVAAFGLVHVCLGLALLVPAANATGKRVAMAVFATTATRCFLLAAYELGAGPGWQTTAGIVGLFLGALAWYAALAFELEATHGRAVLPVGRPAPVTPQGQPGVRARL; from the coding sequence ATGGCCGGTCCCGACGGACCGATCCCGGAACGGGTGGCACTCAGGCCGCTGGCGAACCCGCTGCCGGTGGGTTTCCTCGCGCTGGCGGTGGTGAGCACGACCTACGCCGGCGTGCAGCTCGGCTGGCTGCCGACCAGCCAGTCGCGGATCGCGGCGTACGTCGCGCTGGGCCTCGCGGCGCCGCTGCAGCTGGTCGCGGCGGTGATGGGGTTCTGGGGCCGGGACCCGGTCGCGGCCACCGGGCTGTCGCTGCAGTCCGGCCTGTGGGCGCTCGCCGGCGTGGTCACCCTGGCCACGCCGCCCGGCTCCACCGTGGCCGCGTTCGGCCTGGTCCACGTGTGCCTCGGGCTGGCGCTGCTGGTCCCGGCCGCGAACGCGACCGGCAAGCGCGTGGCGATGGCCGTCTTCGCCACGACCGCGACCCGGTGCTTCCTGCTCGCCGCCTACGAGCTGGGGGCCGGCCCCGGCTGGCAGACCACTGCGGGGATCGTCGGCCTGTTCCTCGGCGCGCTGGCCTGGTACGCCGCGCTGGCGTTCGAGCTGGAGGCCACCCACGGCAGGGCGGTGCTGCCGGTCGGGCGCCCCGCCCCGGTCACGCCGCAGGGCCAGCCGGGAGTCCGCGCCCGGCTGTAG
- a CDS encoding sensor histidine kinase, with translation MARWRWLRPGHLGTEADRETFRILHTASLTTTALRGGLNQRSAEQSVRHLRSLLGTAAAALTDTEALLAWDGVGAGHARHAGELARHGVAAGSTTVHPHRTFACDDPACGTRHAVVAPLTVEERVVGTLQVYSSGASAGLVQATSELAGWVSGQLELGELEASRTRLAEAELRALRAQISPHFIYNSLTAIASFVRTDPVRARELLLDFADFARYSFQRLGEYTTLEEELRSIERYLVLEQARFGDRLRVTLRIAPEVLPVSVPVLSLQPLVENAVRHGLAGKAEGGSITILAEDADREAVISIEDDGVGESPDRVRRALAGDASLDSVGLGNVDERLRSAFGDDYGLVVETAPGAGTKVTVRVPKYAPGVHP, from the coding sequence ATGGCGCGATGGCGGTGGCTGCGGCCTGGCCACCTCGGCACCGAGGCGGACCGGGAGACCTTCCGCATCCTGCACACCGCCTCGTTGACCACCACCGCCCTGCGCGGCGGGCTCAACCAACGCTCGGCCGAGCAGTCGGTGCGCCACCTGCGCTCGCTGCTGGGCACCGCCGCGGCCGCGCTCACCGACACCGAGGCGCTGCTGGCCTGGGACGGGGTGGGCGCCGGGCACGCCCGGCACGCCGGCGAGCTCGCGCGGCACGGCGTGGCCGCCGGATCCACGACCGTCCACCCCCATCGGACGTTCGCCTGCGACGACCCCGCCTGCGGGACGAGGCACGCGGTGGTCGCGCCGCTGACCGTGGAGGAGCGGGTGGTCGGCACCCTGCAGGTCTACAGCTCCGGCGCCTCGGCCGGCCTGGTGCAGGCCACCTCCGAGCTGGCCGGCTGGGTCTCCGGGCAGCTGGAGCTCGGAGAGCTCGAGGCGTCCCGCACCCGGCTCGCCGAGGCCGAGCTGCGGGCCCTGCGCGCCCAGATCTCGCCGCACTTCATCTACAACAGCCTGACCGCGATCGCCTCGTTCGTGCGCACCGACCCGGTGCGCGCCCGCGAGCTGCTGCTGGACTTCGCCGACTTCGCCCGCTACTCCTTCCAGCGGCTCGGGGAGTACACCACCCTGGAGGAGGAGCTCCGCTCGATCGAGCGCTACCTGGTCCTGGAGCAGGCGCGCTTCGGCGACCGGCTCAGGGTGACGCTGCGGATCGCGCCGGAGGTGCTCCCGGTCAGCGTGCCGGTGCTCTCGCTCCAACCGCTCGTGGAGAACGCCGTACGCCACGGGCTGGCCGGCAAGGCCGAGGGCGGCAGCATCACGATCCTGGCCGAGGACGCCGACCGCGAGGCGGTGATCTCGATCGAGGACGACGGCGTGGGCGAGTCCCCGGACCGGGTGCGCCGCGCCCTGGCCGGCGACGCCTCCTTGGACTCGGTCGGCCTCGGCAACGTCGACGAGCGGCTGCGCTCGGCGTTCGGCGACGACTACGGCCTGGTCGTGGAGACCGCGCCGGGCGCCGGCACCAAGGTGACGGTGCGGGTGCCGAAGTACGCGCCGGGGGTGCACCCGTGA